In Rhodamnia argentea isolate NSW1041297 chromosome 1, ASM2092103v1, whole genome shotgun sequence, the genomic window TTTGAAAATGCTAGACTTATACCGGTTTACAAAATTGATTCATTGAGGGAGTATTTAAGGATTCTGACGGTCTAACATACCGGTTAGTAAACTAATTTGGTAAACGAGCACACAGCATATAACGCACACAACATGACTTATAAAATAATATGGTATAGAAccggaccaaaaagaaaaaagtcacaACCAGTCAACAGTGGACGCGTATTGGTAATTCTCCTGGCAAGGAACACAAGGAAGTGGCCACATGAGTCTGCCCCACAAGTGACAGCAGCTTCATCCTTCCGCAGAATTTTAGCAACTCTGTTGTTACTTCTGTCATCTGTGCTTATAGCATAAGCTGTTGTTTATATGAGAATCTGAGCAGCAGATAGATACTAGTGGCTTAAGAACTTTTCCGGTGCTtctcttttcgatttttttttcctgatactTAGAGAGATTAATGGATGTgcattgaaagtaaagaattTACTTCTACTGCTTTCTGGAAAAGATGATTCGCCTTCAATTAAGAATGTAAACTAATACGCAGGAGAATTGGATTTGAGAAACTGTCAACCCTCCGTCTATTTTTTCCATTCACGTATGCCTAACGTGTGATGTTTCAAGATGAAAATTGTAGCACTTCTCATTTCTTCAGTCAAATTACTCTTTTGCCTCCATactggcaaaaaaaacaaatcaaaattcataCAATACATGCAGAAGAATCAGAAACAAACGTAATGATCACTAAACAAGAtaacaacaagaacaagaaggtAGCACCGGGGGATCTGAGGGTAGTGAATTCAAAGATAAAAGTATTGAAAAGTCTAGAGAACAATATTGATAATGCAAGAAATCGTAAAAGCATCATACGATGATTACGATCTTCTTTCTCGTGATGATGGTCCTCTCCTCTAGGGGTCAACAACGGAGAAAGGGGACTGGCAGGGGCCAATATTGTTGGAACCAAAAGAAATATAAGGGTGACTTTCGGATATATGAAACGAGGCACGAAacggaaggagaaaatattcttattggAGAGTACTTGCTTCGGCTTCTGCTATTACATGTAAAATATGGTTTTGACAAagtcaaacaacaaaaaaaaaaagagaaaaggaaagggttgaaaagtcaaagaagaaaaggggctcatattataaaagaaaagaggggcagcaacggggagagagaaaacactcggcagagaagaagaagaaaaagaagaagaagaagaaagagatgaCGTACGAGAATCGGATGCCCTTCAAGACGATTCAACTTCGATTCACAAGGCTCGGTAAGTGCTTGCGCTCCTCGTTCGTATAGTCGGGATGGTTTTCGTTTTTAgggctcaaattcggatttATGGGAAAGTTGAGCCGCGAAGTCAGATTTTGGAGTCGTTAAGTTGAGATTCTTTAGGGTAACGATAGTTTAGGGTGTTGTGGTGCTGTGGGACTTTACAGAACTCGATTTGGACTTGTGGTTTGTCCGAAACAAAAATTGGAAGTTTGACACGTGCAGTGAACAGTGCGCGACCAGAACATGTTGCATCCGTTCTTGCTGATTTTTGGATAGATTCTGGATGAGCTGTGTTGGGGGTTTTGTTGTACattaaaagagctttctttggaCTATAAGTTAGTTTAAATCGAAGCTCGGAGGAGGGAGTTATGGTTCGTTTAAGTTTAACGCGCAAGCTGCGTGTAGCGGACAACATGCGTGTTCCTCATGAGCGAGCGTTTTGTTGGTGCGTAGGTGTCGTCTTAGAGACAAATAGACATTTTTCAGTCAATTCATGCTGTAGAGTAGCTTGTTATTCAGTTTTTGATACTGGTTTTCATTATATCTGATAGGAACACGAGTGTGTCGGCTCGAGTAACAATCCTAAGTTAGTTTTTGGCTTTTCCAGGTGAGTGGTGctatctcttctttgaattagtaaaagcatattttgaaaaataaaaagtatgagATGTATTATGTGAAAAGTGTGATTTcgctaaaagggaaaagtgatgtTTATAGCATATTTAATGCCTAACTTCGGATCGGGCATTTGCTACCCCATTTGCTATTTGAAATGGTTTAAAAAGTACGTATGACAGCCATTACGAAAGGTTATTTGTACTAATTTGTGAATAGTTTTATAAATGTGTTATGAAAGGTATGGTGAAAGTCATTTTCATTATATACTTGTTTATATACATGTGCATTAAGTTGCAAACTAGCTTGTGGAATGAGTTTCGAAAATGATTTGGGAAGTGCTTTACAAAAGTATTTCTAGCGGTGAGTTTTTGCGAAAAGGCTATCGGTTTTAGTTGAGAAACCAACTTGTGATATTGATTCTGAATTGTTTTGTGAATTGTAAAGATACTACTGTGAGTTGTGTTGATGCTCAATATCGCTATGAGCCCATTGAGGGACTTGTGGGTATGCGCATACTAATgttaggatatccttgtgggccgagccaccggcattataggtggagaccttgccaaTGGGGGAATCTTGGTCGCCTTGTCACGAGGCGTTATACGTGACCATAGTTAGATATTCGAGTATGAGTTTGGTCAATAGAATGGACTATTGACATGTGATTTGAGATTAGTCGATAGAATGGACCATCGTTATTGATTATGTATGATATTAATCAATGGAATAGACcattgatatttgatttgaagtttgttgatttaaatgaagatttttgatATTTATAAAGTTATTGTAGAAAGATGTAACTCACTTTTGgttttgtatatatatgaacTGTGATAGCTAAAAGTAACATGTATTTAAAGACTTTGTTATTCACGTGACCGCGTAGTTTAAGTGTGTATTATGACCGatgaaagtaaataatttatatttgtaGTTGTGCTCATATTATCAAGCGAGTTTGGGATTATTGAGTTCGGTTATGATTTTGTAAATATGCATAGTGGGtgctcgatccgcttagaagaggTACGCACTACTCAttgagctgtggttgctcatcCCTTTCTTTCCCAATCTTTCAGGTTGCCAATAGAGCCAGAGCATTATCAATGGTgatttttggaagttcgattttGGGTGGCTTAAGGCTGCGTCCTTCGGAAGGGAGGACGGCTGTGTCATTCCCTTTTTTTGCTAGGAATTGGGTGTTACGTTACAAATCTGAAGTCCCGCACTTTACGGTGAAGTGAATGGGACGTGCCCACAGAAGTCTTGTACCTTTaataaaggaagaagagagagttcACAACAAAACGAAAGTAGCAGACATTCAATAAGGACATCATGAAGAAACACGTAGCGGGCTGGAGAAATCCTTTGTCTTCTTGCTGGGAAACACTGTTGCTCATTTGACTTCTTTACTCCATAGCATTTAATGGAGAGGAAGCATCCTTGTCTTCGttccaattttaatttcatCGGAACGTCGCTTTTCTTCACAGTTGCACGTAGAGAGCCATGGAAAGCGCCTGACATTTTCTGTACGCCAAGATTAAATGCAGAACATACGCCGATCTCATTATATGTAGCATTGACTCAGcgtatttttctccttttttgtcgTTTCCAACGATCAAATTTaacaacccccccaaaaaaaattgattttgaaatttagcCACACCAAACATCttctttaacttttcaaatgaaTCTGCCTTTAGTGCTTTTGTCAAAATATCTACAATTTGATCTTTTGAtatgcataaattaaatttaacttCACCATCTTTGACTTGCACACGAATATAGTGATACTTAATGTCGATGTGCTTGCTTCTGTCATGAAATACAGGATTTTTGGCTAATGCAATACTCGACTTATTGTCACACGTTATTTTGGTAGGACTGCTTGTTCATGCATAAATTCACGCAGCATCCATCGAAGCCAAATGGCTTGACACGCCGTTGAAGCCAACGCCACGTGTTCCGCCTCATTTGTCGAGAGGGCGACAACTTGTTGCTTTTTTGAGGACTAAGAAATTACTCCCTATCCAAGAAATAAAGCATATCCATAAGTACTCTTTCGAGTCTTGATGTCACTTGTACCCCGCTAGACTAAAATTGTCGGTACAAGAATATAGAATTCCATAATCACGAGTTCCATTGGACATACCGtaaaattcttttcttgcttGCAAATGTAATTGGTATGATTTTTCCATGAACCCGCTAATAATACCCACTCCATAGGTAGTATCCGGCCTCGTAGAGGCCAAATATATCAAACTACCAACCATGCTTTTGAAATAAGTGGGATTTATCGGTTTACCGGTTCCTTCTTTCTTCGGCTCCAACCGTTTTACTACGGGAGTCCGAATTGGTTTAAACGATTCTATTTTCAATTGCTTCAAAATATCATTCCTATTTATTCTACCACGACAAAATGTAGTCTTGCTGTACATTCCATAATAAAAAAGGGAATATTGTTTTAGAataaatgattgaattggcacccgAATACGTTCATGTTGTTATATCTTATTGACCCAATCGTTGGAGAAATTATGCGACTAATATCTTGACATTTGGCATAGATAAGATGTTGGGTGCACGTAGTAAAAATCTAATATCTTCACCTACGGATATCGTTAAGAAGGAGCCCGgatccgagcccgtcaacatatctagttggaccccaCCTTGCTCAAAAGATTAAGCTAACGAGTTATAGGATTTCTTTCCTAACTGATTCGGTTTAACAAACCAATCTACATCCTTCAATGGGGTTATCTgctcaaacttgagacataatTTAAAGCGCTCGAGAAGTTGCATTGTGAAGCGAATAACTCTACTCAAATGATCTCAAAATTGGAAGTGGTAGAAACAAATTAGCTAGTAGTAATAAAATCTTGAGGTCCgagtttatttaattttcaagatGCATCTGAGTTATTTGCAATGATGGAAAGGTTTTAGAAGTCAATTTTACTGTTCTATCCCCGAGCTATCTAtacttaaaaataaataaataaatgggaaCAACTGAAGCAAAAGGCGGCGGGCGCATGTAACATTTGCCTGGCTCtgtttttcatgaaagaacGTTAATTGTGTCCTCCATTCAATTTATCATATCTGTCAATCCTCCGTCTATTTTTATGGCATGTGATCTTCCAAGAAGAAAATTTGTAATTCTTCTCGTTTCTTTAGTCAAATCACTCGTTTGACGCCATATAGGCTAAAAGTAAAACAACCCATATAATTTATGCAGAAAATAAGGAACAAAAAGTACTGACAACTAAATAAGAaaacaacagcaacaacatAGCAGCCCGGGGATATGAAAGTTCTTAGATAAAAAATATCGATAATGGAAGGAGTCATAAAAGCGGCGGAGGATCTTCTTTCCCGTGACGGTGGTCTTCTAGGATCAATGACGGACCAAAGGGACTAGCAGGGGGGCCAGCATATCCCTACGATCTACGAAACTTGAGGCAGAACCTCATCGCGGCTCATCGCCCTACCCTTGATGACATTGTAGGATTGGATGCTAAGATCATGCATCTCCCAGTGACCCTCTATCTGCCAGATAAAGGAGACTCTCGGGTTACGTTCCATCACCTCCTCATAGCACTCTTGCACAACACCCTCCCTCATTCCGCTACTGCTTTGCGGATAGAACGCAAGAGCAAATTCTTCTGGCATCCCAAAGAATTTGAGATCCTTGAGGTTTGCGAGGCCGCGGATAACAACCAGTAATGATTGCCAGTCCAAGCGGCTGCATCCGACAATGGAGAGACTCTCAAGGCAAGGCATTGCCTGACCATTCATCAACACAAAGCTCAGATTTTCCAGATCTTCAAAGTGCAACTTCTTCAGCTTTGGGAACCCTCCATCTCCAAAAACCAATGTTTCCCCATCAAAGGCATTCTGTAGATAAAGATCCACCAGATTGGGCAAATTCTGGAGAGCAATTAGGGGGCTGGATTTCAATCTGCTCCATCCCAAACGCAATCCGGCCAGTTTGTTCAGCAGAGGTACCCAATGAGGCAGCTCCTTTAGACATCCTGCCATATATAGACCCCGCAGGAGCAGGGGAGGTGAAGACAGAATATCCAAATCAATAACTTCAGACTCACTTTCTGCAGTCACATCTAGCGATCGAAGATTGGTCATCTTCTCGAGGGAGTGGCATAGTTCCTTTGCATCGTCTGTCTTCAACTCCGTTACGCCCAGCCTCGTTAGCTGACTTAGCTCTCCCAGCTCTTGCAAAATATTCTTGCTCCGACCACCTCCAGCTTTCACATAGCACAGTTTTTGCAGTGATTTTAGCGCTCCCATGCCCTCGGGAGCCGAAATTCCCTTTCTAGGACCGAAGGGTAGAGGAAATGTGAGCTCTGAATCACGGTACACCAACAGATTCTGTAATTTCTTGAGCTTGGTTATCTCCACAGGCAGCTCCGAGATCAACGTCTGTCTAAGATCCAGAGTATCCAGACTTTGGAGTTTCCCGATTGAACTAGGAATGATGCGCACTTTGGTCCCTCTCAAACTTAGATACTTCAAGTGGAACAGGACTAGTATTTGTCTGGGGAAGTTGTGAAGGGACGAGCCTCCCAGATCTAACACCCTCAGCAGCTTAGAGCCACTTGGGACGAGTTGCTCATCTGTGGTTGACGATTCTCCAAACTCAAAAACGAGCAGAGAGCGTAGGCGGGGGAGATTTAGCTGGTTTAGTGCATTGTTGTTGGTGGACTGGACTGACAGACGCCGCACTCTTTCGTGCAATTCTTTTTCTGCCCAGATGCGAATGAAACAAAGTCTTCATCCCTTAACCTAGCAAGGATGCTTTCACGCATTAGGTCATGTACCCTACAACATCTTAGCCTTCCACCTCTTGTTTCTGCAATTTGCACCAAACTCCTGTCTATAAGCTGCTTCAGGTGTCTTTCAGCAACCTCGTCTTGTGTCATCCCTTCTCTTTCCTCAACAAATCCTTCTGCAATCCACAGACGGTAGAGTCTCCTACACTGAATCACATGATCCTCTGGAAATACTCCCAAGTACAAAAAGCAGCTTTTCAAGTTATCAGGCAAATCACTGTAGCTCAAGCTGAGAATTTTCCCGAAAATTTGCATCTTGTCATCGGTTTCTAGTTCTGCAGCAAGGCTGCGGGCAATCATCTCCCATTCTTGGTCATCTTTTGCAAAGAGAAGGCCACCAATTGCCACTATGGCCAGGGGCaaaccctcacattttctcaaaatctgtaGAGAAAGGTGTTCTAGGTGAGGAGGACACGGCTTCCCACGGAAGGCTTTCTTGCAGAATAAGGACCATGATTCTTCTGGAGATAAGGGCATACGGGTATAAACTTTTGATGGGTGGGATGAGACAGTAGCAATGTCAGCTTTGCGAGTAGTGATTATTATTCGGCTACAGAAGCTGCTATTAGGCAATGCATTTTTTATACTATCTAGTGCTTGCAACTTCCATACATCATCGAGAACAATGACGTACCTCGTTTGCTGCAGAAAGTCTTGCACTATCTGCTTGAGGCTCGTGATATTCATGGATTCTAATCCTTGAGGAACCGGCTGCTGAATTTCTTTATGTAGTTGTGCAATTATGTCCCTCAAGATACTCTGAATATTACAAGTCTGGGAGACACTGATCCATGCATGGCTTTGAAAGTAGGCTTTCACTTGGTGAT contains:
- the LOC125314857 gene encoding disease resistance protein RPM1-like; this encodes MGRALTESHSLLHLSLLSVSRRERRPPWFGCFVSPPALAADRRLSPSSLSWPKRQTTPQSSPSPTISTLQICAIPALLPHRHACPRPVAAVDLALNACRSVSDTDTAAISFWPEFCSRAIKELPRHNQQSGHDHGVSSEVELQCLSPEESWSLFCKKAFRGKPCPPHLEHLSLQILRKCEGLPLAIVAIGGLLFAKDDQEWEMIARSLAAELETDDKMQIFGKILSLSYSDLPDNLKSCFLYLGVFPEDHVIQCRRLYRLWIAEGFVEEREGMTQDEVAERHLKQLIDRSLVQIAETREKELHERVRRLSVQSTNNNALNQLNLPRLRSLLVFEFGESSTTDEQLVPSGSKLLRVLDLGGSSLHNFPRQILVLFHLKYLSLRGTKVRIIPSSIGKLQSLDTLDLRQTLISELPVEITKLKKLQNLLVYRDSELTFPLPFGPRKGISAPEGMGALKSLQKLCYVKAGGGRSKNILQELGELSQLTRLGVTELKTDDAKELCHSLEKMTNLRSLDVTAESESEVIDLDILSSPPLLLRGLYMAGCLKELPHWVPLLNKLAGLRLGWSRLKSSPLIALQNLPNLVDLYLQNAFDGETLVFGDGGFPKLKKLHFEDLENLSFVLMNGQAMPCLESLSIVGCSRLDWQSLLVVIRGLANLKDLKFFGMPEEFALAFYPQSSSGMREGVVQECYEEVMERNPRVSFIWQIEGHWEMHDLSIQSYNVIKGRAMSRDEVLPQVS